One Terriglobales bacterium DNA window includes the following coding sequences:
- a CDS encoding multiheme c-type cytochrome — translation MRRSLLLVVLLAASLAFAQKPTAPRPRVSAEGQACLDCHSSTTPGIVEQWKESAHARSGVDCYSCHKARAGDPATFDHYGHKIAVIVTPNYCAPCHEKETAEFEKSHHAQAAQFIGSLDNMLGEIVEGGPAAANGCRQCHGSEVKYLGEGKFDYTTWPNSGIGRVNPDGSRGSCAACHGRHSFSAAQARQPEECGKCHMGPDHPQIEIYNESKHGIQFRANLAKMNLDSKSWVVGKDYSAAPTCSTCHMSATPNQPITHDVGDRISFTLRPVISIRLENWEKRRANMEDVCSNCHASGWVENFYKQYEDTIGLYNEKFAKPAKQIMDKLRAAGKLTPTPFDEKIEWTYYELWHHQGRRARMGASMQGPDYTQWHGFYEVSKTFYTEFIPEAEALMPGVTKEVMDSDYHKWTKGLTPEQIKQQLEFYKKRYNQ, via the coding sequence ATGCGCCGCTCTCTTCTTCTCGTTGTTCTGCTGGCCGCTTCACTCGCCTTTGCCCAGAAGCCAACCGCCCCCAGGCCCCGCGTCTCCGCCGAGGGCCAGGCCTGCCTCGACTGCCACTCCTCCACCACCCCCGGCATCGTCGAGCAGTGGAAAGAGAGCGCGCACGCGCGCAGCGGCGTGGACTGCTACTCCTGCCACAAGGCGCGCGCCGGCGATCCCGCCACCTTCGACCACTACGGCCACAAGATCGCCGTCATCGTCACCCCCAACTACTGCGCGCCCTGCCACGAGAAGGAGACGGCGGAGTTCGAGAAGAGCCACCACGCCCAGGCAGCGCAGTTCATCGGGTCGCTCGACAACATGCTGGGCGAGATCGTGGAAGGCGGCCCCGCCGCCGCCAACGGCTGCCGCCAGTGTCACGGCAGCGAGGTCAAGTACCTGGGCGAAGGCAAATTCGACTACACCACCTGGCCCAACAGCGGCATCGGGCGCGTCAATCCTGACGGCAGCCGCGGAAGCTGCGCCGCCTGCCACGGCCGCCACAGCTTCTCCGCCGCCCAGGCCCGCCAGCCCGAGGAGTGCGGTAAATGCCACATGGGCCCCGACCATCCCCAGATCGAGATCTACAACGAGTCCAAGCACGGCATCCAGTTCCGCGCCAACCTGGCCAAGATGAACCTGGACTCCAAGAGCTGGGTCGTGGGCAAGGACTACTCGGCCGCGCCCACCTGCTCCACCTGCCACATGAGCGCCACGCCCAACCAGCCCATCACCCACGACGTGGGCGACCGCATCAGCTTCACCCTGCGCCCCGTCATCAGCATCCGCCTGGAGAACTGGGAGAAGCGCCGCGCCAACATGGAGGACGTCTGCTCCAACTGCCACGCCTCCGGCTGGGTGGAGAACTTCTACAAGCAGTACGAAGACACCATCGGGCTCTACAACGAGAAGTTCGCCAAGCCCGCCAAGCAGATCATGGACAAGCTGCGCGCCGCCGGCAAGCTCACCCCTACTCCCTTCGACGAGAAGATCGAGTGGACCTACTACGAGCTCTGGCACCACCAGGGCCGCCGTGCGCGCATGGGCGCCTCCATGCAGGGCCCCGACTACACGCAGTGGCACGGCTTCTACGAGGTCTCGAAGACTTTCTACACCGAGTTCATCCCTGAGGCCGAAGCGCTCATGCCCGGCGTCACCAAGGAGGTGATGGACTCCGACTACCACAAGTGGACCAAGGGCCTGACCCCGGAGCAGATCAAGCAGCAGCTCGAGTTCTACAAGAAGCGGTACAACCAGTAG